The following nucleotide sequence is from Bos taurus isolate L1 Dominette 01449 registration number 42190680 breed Hereford chromosome 3, ARS-UCD2.0, whole genome shotgun sequence.
CCTTCCGTGCATGTTAGCATCTGAACACAAAGGAGATATCCAAGccttctcttctcctcccccTCTCACTCATGTCTCAGTGGCTCAACTGTGCCTCCTCCATCTCTATTGATCTTTCCTTTCTATGCATCATACCATTGGATTTTCTCCTGGTTAGGAATGACTGAATTTACTTTTAGATCCTAGAAAAGTCAGTCACCAAATTAAACAGATTAAAATAATTTACCAAGGGAATTCAGTGTCCTTGTATTACTTTGTCATTTTGCAGTTATAGTACATTATCATTTCCACTCATATCATTTCACATTGAAAGGACACTCTCTATGTTTGGTAATATTATTGTCCCCACTTTATGGatcaagaaactgaggctcagagaaatcgAGACTTCCCCAACAGCAGCTGAGTAGTAAGGGCTGAGTATGGGAGCAGAACTCAGCTCTTTGGATAACtattctagaacattttctatTGATCCTTATTGCCTCTCCGGTCAACCCAAGGATGGATCCTGCAGAGCAATAAGAATGCTTTCAATCAGTTTTACCCAGATTTCTCTCCCGCACTAACCACCTTTTGACTTCACCTTTTCCGGAACCAGTTCCTCCTATGCCATCATATCCTCATCCCCACACGCAATCAAGCCCTCACCTGGATAGTTCAGATGGGACACTATTAAGTAGATGGTGAAGTCCAGGAAAAAGCAGTTGCATTTCCAGGGGTTTCCACTCAGATACAGGGTCTGGAGTGTTATGAGGTTTTGGAAGGCAGCTTCATCCAAGGTCTGCAAGCCAGTATTTCTGAGGTCCAGGTATCTCAAAGAGCTGGTGTTGGCAAAGGTGTACTTGTTAAGTGATAACAGATGAGGGTTGTTGGAGATATTCAGCTGCAGCAGGTTGCTGAGCATGGAGAAACTATAAGGGGAGATGAAGGTTAGATTGTTGAAGCTGAGGTCAAGGTAGATGAGTCTGAAGACCCCGACAAAGGTATAATCCATCACCTCCTGAATCCTGTTCTTCTGGCAGTCCAAGTAAACAAGGTCACTGAGGAGTCCTAGATTCATCGCTGGCAAGAAACGGATCTTGTTATCATTCAGGTACAGCCTCCGGGTGTTCAGGGGTATATCAGAGGGGTATTCAGTTAACTGGATCCCTGTGCAGATCACTTCTTGGTCTTGACATTGACAATTATTTGGACACTTTGACCCCGATACCAGTACCATTCCGAAGGAAAAGAGTAACCA
It contains:
- the LRRC52 gene encoding leucine-rich repeat-containing protein 52 precursor, with product MSLASDPRPGWLLFSFGMVLVSGSKCPNNCQCQDQEVICTGIQLTEYPSDIPLNTRRLYLNDNKIRFLPAMNLGLLSDLVYLDCQKNRIQEVMDYTFVGVFRLIYLDLSFNNLTFISPYSFSMLSNLLQLNISNNPHLLSLNKYTFANTSSLRYLDLRNTGLQTLDEAAFQNLITLQTLYLSGNPWKCNCFFLDFTIYLIVSHLNYPDEQNATCVEPTELAGWPITKVGNPLRYMCITNLDLQDYIFLLLISFCIFCAGTVAAWLTGVCAVLYQNACRKSSEDEVEEEEAENEDEQRVEVSRRIFHSRVDSGHDGFPQLI